Below is a genomic region from Sutterella megalosphaeroides.
GTCGATGCGGCGATCGAGCGGGGCGACCCCGCTCCTTATCTTGTGACGCGCGTCTATGTGAAGCATGCCCTCACGGAAACGAACGCACGCTTTGCGGCGTTGATGCGCCTCATGCTCTCCTCGGGCGAGCTCGGGAACCTCTGGAATCTCGGACTTCAACGGATGCTCGAGCGCGCTCACCCGACGGACCGCTCGACCAAAGCCTACCTCGTGCGCTGTGCCGCGGACGGGCTTTGGCTCGAAGGCATTGCGACTTCGGGTGCCGTATCGGACGCGCACCGGGAGGCCGCCCGGGCGCTTGCAAGCGAACTCGAAACGCTCGCCGCCGAAGCATCTGCCGCGTCCGAGGTCCTGTGAGACCGTCCCCGGCGGAAAGCCCGCCGATCGGGGAGAACGATCCGGTCGTCGGACGACCGTAACGAAACGTCGCACCCGTTGCCGATCGTTCAATCCTCCTTCCTTCGGTTCCGCAGCGGGAACGCCTGCGCTACGATGGTTCTCGGACGCCCGTTCCGAGGCGCTCCGCGCGTACGTCAGTACGCGACTCGCACGAATAAGAAGAAGGAGACTTTTCATGAAAACCATCGGCATTCTCGGCGGCATGTCCTGGGAATCCACCGTCACGTACTACAAGGTCATCAACGAACTCGTACGCGGCCGTCTGGGCGGGCTCCATTCCGCGCAAATCGTCCTTCGGAGCCTCGACTTCGAAGAAATCGAACGCTGCCAGAGCTCGGGCGACTGGGCCCGGGCGGCGGAAATCCTCGCCGAGGCCGCGCGCGGACTTGAAGCGGCGGGGGCGGACGTGATTCTCATTGCCACCAACACCATGCACAAGGTCGCGCCCGAAGTCGCGCGTGCCGTCACGGTGCCGCTTCTTCACATCGCCGAAGCGACGGGCGCCGCGCTCGCGCGCCGCGGGATCCGAAAGGTAGGCCTTCTCGGCACCAAGTACACGATGACGGAGGCCTTCTACAAGTGTCGCCTCGAAGCGCAGAATTTCGACGTCCTCATCCCGTCGCCCGAGGACATCAATCTTGTGAACCGCGTCATTTTCGACGAACTCTGCCTCGGCACGATTCGTCCCGAATCGAAGGCCGAATTCCTGCGCATCATCGAGGACCTGCGCCGTCGCGGCGCCGAGGGCGTGATTCTCGGCTGCACCGAAATCGGACTTCTCGTGACGCAAGAAGATACGGACCTTCCCGTTTTCGACACGACGCTCATCCATGCGGAAGAAGCCGTGCGCTTCGCGCTCGGGGAGTCGTCCGACGAAACGAAGGACACGAACGACACAACCGCCGAGAAGGCCTGAGGCGCGCTATTCGGACACGATTCGAAGACGAACGGCGCGCGAAGTAAGCGCCCCCTCACGAGCCTCCGCTTTTCCCCTAAGCGGGGGCTTTCCGCTGTTTTGCGCCCGCTTTTTTCCGTTTTCCCGTTGTTTTTCACGCACCGCCCCGCTTCCCTCGACCTTGACGGCAGTTGACCGCCGTACACCCCGCGAATTTCGTTAGAATAGCGCACCGAGGATTGAACAACCGTTCAGGCACTTTTCCCGACCGCCGCGCCCTCCCCGTTTTCCCGCACGCATTTCGACCCCGACCGCCATGACCCGCCGTTCGACCACAGAAGAAGACATACCCGGCGCTTTGCGCCGTCATCCCCAAGGCGAGATGCCGCCCGAACGCGCGTCCTGCGGCCAAGGGAGGATGAGAAAAGCGATACGCTTTCTTTGTCGAACCGCCGCGGCGGGTGCGGTCCTTTTCGTCGCGTCCTTTGCGTTACTCGAAACGAAAGCGGGCTTTACCAAAATCGTCGACTGGGGGCTCTACGAGATCGAACCCTCCTGCACGCTCTGCGATCGGCTCCCCGAAGCGTCCGCCGTCGACCTCATCGCGCATGCGGGCGGAGAAATCGACGGCTTCACCTACACGAATTCCCGCGAAGCGCTTGCGGCCTCGCTCGAAGGGGGATTTCGCTTCGTCGAGCTCGACCTGCGCCGAACGCTCGACAACCGCTACTTTGCCGCCCACCGCGTGAAGGAATTCAATGCGATGACGGGCCACCCCGAGCAGTTTGAGATTCCTCCCACCGCGTCGGACGTGCGCGAACGGACGATCGACGGAAAGTACACGCCGATTCTTCTCGAAGACCTCGTACCCGTTTTTGAAAATCACCCCGAGCGCGTGCTCGTCACCGACAAGGCGAACCGCTACCG
It encodes:
- a CDS encoding PI-PLC domain-containing protein; translated protein: MRKAIRFLCRTAAAGAVLFVASFALLETKAGFTKIVDWGLYEIEPSCTLCDRLPEASAVDLIAHAGGEIDGFTYTNSREALAASLEGGFRFVELDLRRTLDNRYFAAHRVKEFNAMTGHPEQFEIPPTASDVRERTIDGKYTPILLEDLVPVFENHPERVLVTDKANRYRKLLDEFPLPDQLLVEVRNVDQYVAAKLAGVPNVAVDTADPELVRRYGIELVVVSADLPAEALKALRDTGAKVLLSTYDNCNDIPASARELASLAYVDTCSTGRVETKEADPQRI
- a CDS encoding TetR/AcrR family transcriptional regulator translates to MSEPESSQNQTMTASNDASRRNARNAHKRPKKPAEVRRRVLEVAEELASTAGAEGVRFSEVAKRADVTTGGIVHHFPNKHALLAAVVELLTEDMERDVDAAIERGDPAPYLVTRVYVKHALTETNARFAALMRLMLSSGELGNLWNLGLQRMLERAHPTDRSTKAYLVRCAADGLWLEGIATSGAVSDAHREAARALASELETLAAEASAASEVL
- a CDS encoding aspartate/glutamate racemase family protein — protein: MKTIGILGGMSWESTVTYYKVINELVRGRLGGLHSAQIVLRSLDFEEIERCQSSGDWARAAEILAEAARGLEAAGADVILIATNTMHKVAPEVARAVTVPLLHIAEATGAALARRGIRKVGLLGTKYTMTEAFYKCRLEAQNFDVLIPSPEDINLVNRVIFDELCLGTIRPESKAEFLRIIEDLRRRGAEGVILGCTEIGLLVTQEDTDLPVFDTTLIHAEEAVRFALGESSDETKDTNDTTAEKA